From the genome of Callithrix jacchus isolate 240 chromosome 7, calJac240_pri, whole genome shotgun sequence, one region includes:
- the MIB2 gene encoding E3 ubiquitin-protein ligase MIB2 isoform X6, producing MDPDPQAGVQVGMRVVRGVDWKWGQQDGGEGGVGTVVELGRHGSPSTPDRTVVVQWDQGTRTNYRAGYQGAHDLLLYDNAQIGVRHPNIICDCCKKHGLRGMRWKCRVCLDYDLCTQCYMHNKHELAHAFDRYETAHSRPVTLSPRQGLPRIPLRGIFQGAKVVRGPDWEWGSQDGGEGKPGRVVDIRGWDVETGRSVASVTWADGTTNVYRVGHKGKVDLRCVGDAAGGFYYKDHLPRLGKPAPLQRRVSADGQPFQHGDKVKCLLDTDVLREMQEGHGGWNPRMAETGTVHRITDRGDVRVQFNHETRWTFHPGALTKHHSFWVGDVVRVIDDLDTVKRLQAGHGEWTDDMAPALGRVGKVVKVFGDGNLRVAVGGQRWTFSPSCLVAYRPEEDTNLDVAERARENKSSLSVALDKLRAQKSDPEHPGRLVVEVALGNAARALDLVRRRPEQVDTKNQGRTALQVAAYLGQVELVRLLLQARAGVDLPDDEGNTALHYAALGNQPEAARVLLNAGCRVDAINSTQSTALHVAVQRGFLEVVRTLCGRGCDVNLPDAHSDTPLHSAISAGTGASGIVEVLTEVPSIDVTATNSQGFTLLHHASLKGHVLAVRKILARARQLVDAKKEDGFTALHLAALNNHREVAQILIREGRCDVNVRNRKLQSPLHLAVQQAHVGLVPLLVDAGCSVNAEDEEGDTALHVALQRQQLLPLVADGAGGDPGPLQLLSRLQASGLPGSSELTVGTAVACFLALEGADVSYTNHRGRSPLDLAAEGRVLKALQGCAQRFRERQAGGGAAPGTRHALGTPNTVTNLHVGAAPGPEAAECLVCSELALLVLFSPCQHRTVCEECARRMKKCIRCQVVVSKKLRPGQPVPDDTPPRVPAAPGLPAHTRPPPCRRLRGGERSPYPRPAAPAGGGAAEPLPADGGAHHLPHLHRQPHPPRVPVRPWRMRSLRRRAQRLPDLPPAHP from the exons ATGGACCCAGACCCCCAGGCGGGCGTGCAGGTCGGCATGCGAGTGGTGCGCGGTGTGGACTGGAAGTGGGGCCAGCAGGACGGCGGCGAGGGTGGCGTGGGCACGGTGGTGGAGCTTGGCCGCCACGGCAGCCCCTCCACACCCGACCGCACGGTGGTCGTGCAGTGGGACCAGGGCACGCGCACCAACTACCGTGCTGGCTACCAGGGTGCGCACGACCTGCTGCTGTACGACAACGCCCAGATCG GCGTCCGGCACCCCAACATCATCTGTGACTGCTGCAAGAAGCATGGGCTTCGGGGCATGCGCTGGAAGTGCCGCGTCTGCCTAGACTACGACCTCTGCACGCAGTGCTACATGCACAACAAGCACGAGCTCGCCCACGCCTTCGACCGCTACGAGACGGCCCACTCACGCCC TGTCACACTGAGTCCCCGCCAGGGCCTCCCGAGGATCCCACTCAGGGGCATCTTCCAGGGAGCAAAGGTGGTGCGAGGCCCCGACTGGGAGTGGGGCTCACAGGATG gaggagaagggaagCCAGGCCGTGTGGTGGACATCCGTGGCTGGGATGTGGAGACAGGCCGGAGTGTGGCCAGCGTGACGTGGGCTGACGGTACCACCAACGTGTACCGTGTGGGCCACAAGGGCAAGGTGGACCTCAGGTGTGTGGGCGACGCAGCAGGCGGCTTCTACTACAAGGACCACCTCCCAAGGCTCG GCAAGCCGGCCCCGTTGCAGCGCAGGGTGAGTGCTGATGGCCAGCCCTTCCAGCACGGGGATAAAGTCAAGTGTCTGCTGGACACTGATGTCCTGCGGGAGATGCAGGAAGGCCACGGCGGCTGGAATCCCAGGATGGCAGAG ACGGGCACCGTGCACCGCATCACGGACCGCGGGGACGTGCGTGTACAGTTCAACCATGAGACCCGCTGGACCTTCCACCCTGGGGCGCTCACCAAG CACCACTCCTTCTGGGTGGGCGACGTGGTACGGGTCATCGACGACCTTGACACAGTGAAGCGACTACAGGCTGGCCACGGCGAGTGGACGGACGACATGGCCCCC gcCCTGGGCCGCGTCGGGAAAGTGGTGAAAGTGTTTGGAGATGGGAACCTGCGTGTGGCGGTCGGTGGTCAGCGGTGGACCTTCAGCCCCTCCTGCCTCGTGGCCTACCGGCCGGAGGAGGACACCAACCTGGACGTGGCCGAGCGCGCCCGGGAGAACAAAA GCTCGCTGAGCGTGGCCCTGGACAAGCTTCGGGCCCAGAAGAGTGACCCGGAGCACCCGGGAAGGCTGGTGGTGGAGGTGGCGCTGGGGAACGCAGCCCGGGCTCTGGACCTGGTGCGGAGGCGCCCAGAGCAG GTGGACACCAAGAACCAAGGCAGGACTGCCCTGCAGGTGGCCGCCTACCTGGGCCAGGTGGAGTTGGTGCGGCTGCTGCTACAGGCCAGGGCGGGCGTGGACCTGCCGGATGATGAAGGCAACACTGCGCTGCACTATGCGGCCCTGGG GAACCAGCCTGAGGCCGCCAGGGTGCTCCTGAACGCTGGGTGCCGGGTGGACGCCATcaacagcacacagagcacagcGCTGCACGTGGCCGTGCAGaggggcttcctggaggtggtgCGGACCCTGTGCGGGCGCGGCTGTGATGTCAACCTGCCT GACGCCCACTCAGACACGCCCCTGCACTCTGCCATCTCGGCGGGCACTGGTGCCAGTGGCATTGTCGAGGTCCTCACCGAGGTGCCCAGCATCGACGTCACCGCCACCAACAGCCAGGGCTTCACCCTTCTGCACCATGCCTCCCTCAAGGGCCACGTACT AGCTGTGAGGAAGATTCTGGCTCGGGCGCGGCAGCTGGTGGACGCCAAGAAGGAGGACGGCTTCACGGCGCTGCACCTGGCAGCCCTCAACAACCACCGCGAGGTGGCCCAGATTCTCATCCGGGAG GGCCGCTGTGACGTGAATGTGCGTAACCGGAAGCTGCAGTCCCCCCTGCACCTAGCGGTGCAGCAGGCCCACGTGGGGCTGGTGCCGCTGCTGGTGGACGCCGGTTGCAGTGTCAACGCCGAGGACGAGGAGGGGGACACAGCCTTGCACGTGGCGCTGCAGCGTCAGCAGCTGCTACCCCTGGTGGCGGATGGGGCCGGGGGGGACCCAGGGCCCTTGCAGCTGCTGTCCAGG CTACAGGCCTCGGGCCTCCCGGGCAGCTCCGAGCTGACGGTGGGCACGGCGGTTGCCTGCTTCCTGGCGCTGGAAGGCGCCGATGTGAGTTACACCAACCACCGCGGCCGGAGCCCGCTGGACCTGGCCGCCGAGGGCCGTGTGCTCAAGGCCCTGCAGGGCTGCGCCCAGCGCTTCCG GGAGCGGCAGGCGGGAGGGGGCGCGGCCCCGGGCACCAGGCACGCGCTCGGGACCCCCAACACCGTGACTAACCTGCACGTGGGCGCCGCGCCGGGGCCCGAGGCCGCCGAATGCCTGGTGTGCTCCGAGCTGGCGCTGCTGGTGCTCTTCTCACCGTGTCAGCACCGCACGGTGTGCGAGG AGTGCGCGCGCAGGATGAAGAAGTGCATCAGGTGCCAGGTGGTCGTCAGCAAGAAACTGCGCCCAG GTCAACCCGTCCCAGATGACACTCCACCCCGGGTCCCCGCTGCCCCCGGGCTCCCAGCTCACACCCGCCCCCCACCCTGCAGACGGCTCCGAGGTGGTGAGCGCAGCCCCTACCCCCGGCCCGCCGCGCCAGCTGGTGGAGGAGCTGCAGAGCCGCTACCGGCAGATGGAGGAGCGCATCACCTGCCCCATCTGCATCGACAGCCACATCCGCCTCGTGTTCCAGTGCGGCCATGGCGCATGCGCTCCCTGCGGCGCCGCGCTCAGCGCCTGCCCGATCTGCCGCCAGCCCATCCGTGA
- the MIB2 gene encoding E3 ubiquitin-protein ligase MIB2 isoform X12, whose amino-acid sequence MDPDPQAGVQVGMRVVRGVDWKWGQQDGGEGGVGTVVELGRHGSPSTPDRTVVVQWDQGTRTNYRAGYQGAHDLLLYDNAQIGVRHPNIICDCCKKHGLRGMRWKCRVCLDYDLCTQCYMHNKHELAHAFDRYETAHSRPVTLSPRQGLPRIPLRGIFQGAKVVRGPDWEWGSQDGGEGKPGRVVDIRGWDVETGRSVASVTWADGTTNVYRVGHKGKVDLRCVGDAAGGFYYKDHLPRLGKPAPLQRRVSADGQPFQHGDKVKCLLDTDVLREMQEGHGGWNPRMAETGTVHRITDRGDVRVQFNHETRWTFHPGALTKHHSFWVGDVVRVIDDLDTVKRLQAGHGEWTDDMAPALGRVGKVVKVFGDGNLRVAVGGQRWTFSPSCLVAYRPEEDTNLDVAERARENKSSLSVALDKLRAQKSDPEHPGRLVVEVALGNAARALDLVRRRPEQVDTKNQGRTALQVAAYLGQVELVRLLLQARAGVDLPDDEGNTALHYAALGNQPEAARVLLNAGCRVDAINSTQSTALHVAVQRGFLEVVRTLCGRGCDVNLPDAHSDTPLHSAISAGTGASGIVEVLTEVPSIDVTATNSQGFTLLHHASLKGHVLAVRKILARARQLVDAKKEDGFTALHLAALNNHREVAQILIREGRCDVNVRNRKLQSPLHLAVQQAHVGLVPLLVDAGCSVNAEDEEGDTALHVALQRQQLLPLVADGAGGDPGPLQLLSRLQASGLPGSSELTVGTAVACFLALEGADVSYTNHRGRSPLDLAAEGRVLKALQGCAQRFRERQAGGGAAPGTRHALGTPNTVTNLHVGAAPGPEAAECLVCSELALLVLFSPCQHRTVCEECARRMKKCIRCQVVVSKKLRPDGSEVVSAAPTPGPPRQLVEELQSRYRQMEERITCPICIDSHIRLVFQCGHGACAPCGAALSACPICRQPIRDRIQIFV is encoded by the exons ATGGACCCAGACCCCCAGGCGGGCGTGCAGGTCGGCATGCGAGTGGTGCGCGGTGTGGACTGGAAGTGGGGCCAGCAGGACGGCGGCGAGGGTGGCGTGGGCACGGTGGTGGAGCTTGGCCGCCACGGCAGCCCCTCCACACCCGACCGCACGGTGGTCGTGCAGTGGGACCAGGGCACGCGCACCAACTACCGTGCTGGCTACCAGGGTGCGCACGACCTGCTGCTGTACGACAACGCCCAGATCG GCGTCCGGCACCCCAACATCATCTGTGACTGCTGCAAGAAGCATGGGCTTCGGGGCATGCGCTGGAAGTGCCGCGTCTGCCTAGACTACGACCTCTGCACGCAGTGCTACATGCACAACAAGCACGAGCTCGCCCACGCCTTCGACCGCTACGAGACGGCCCACTCACGCCC TGTCACACTGAGTCCCCGCCAGGGCCTCCCGAGGATCCCACTCAGGGGCATCTTCCAGGGAGCAAAGGTGGTGCGAGGCCCCGACTGGGAGTGGGGCTCACAGGATG gaggagaagggaagCCAGGCCGTGTGGTGGACATCCGTGGCTGGGATGTGGAGACAGGCCGGAGTGTGGCCAGCGTGACGTGGGCTGACGGTACCACCAACGTGTACCGTGTGGGCCACAAGGGCAAGGTGGACCTCAGGTGTGTGGGCGACGCAGCAGGCGGCTTCTACTACAAGGACCACCTCCCAAGGCTCG GCAAGCCGGCCCCGTTGCAGCGCAGGGTGAGTGCTGATGGCCAGCCCTTCCAGCACGGGGATAAAGTCAAGTGTCTGCTGGACACTGATGTCCTGCGGGAGATGCAGGAAGGCCACGGCGGCTGGAATCCCAGGATGGCAGAG ACGGGCACCGTGCACCGCATCACGGACCGCGGGGACGTGCGTGTACAGTTCAACCATGAGACCCGCTGGACCTTCCACCCTGGGGCGCTCACCAAG CACCACTCCTTCTGGGTGGGCGACGTGGTACGGGTCATCGACGACCTTGACACAGTGAAGCGACTACAGGCTGGCCACGGCGAGTGGACGGACGACATGGCCCCC gcCCTGGGCCGCGTCGGGAAAGTGGTGAAAGTGTTTGGAGATGGGAACCTGCGTGTGGCGGTCGGTGGTCAGCGGTGGACCTTCAGCCCCTCCTGCCTCGTGGCCTACCGGCCGGAGGAGGACACCAACCTGGACGTGGCCGAGCGCGCCCGGGAGAACAAAA GCTCGCTGAGCGTGGCCCTGGACAAGCTTCGGGCCCAGAAGAGTGACCCGGAGCACCCGGGAAGGCTGGTGGTGGAGGTGGCGCTGGGGAACGCAGCCCGGGCTCTGGACCTGGTGCGGAGGCGCCCAGAGCAG GTGGACACCAAGAACCAAGGCAGGACTGCCCTGCAGGTGGCCGCCTACCTGGGCCAGGTGGAGTTGGTGCGGCTGCTGCTACAGGCCAGGGCGGGCGTGGACCTGCCGGATGATGAAGGCAACACTGCGCTGCACTATGCGGCCCTGGG GAACCAGCCTGAGGCCGCCAGGGTGCTCCTGAACGCTGGGTGCCGGGTGGACGCCATcaacagcacacagagcacagcGCTGCACGTGGCCGTGCAGaggggcttcctggaggtggtgCGGACCCTGTGCGGGCGCGGCTGTGATGTCAACCTGCCT GACGCCCACTCAGACACGCCCCTGCACTCTGCCATCTCGGCGGGCACTGGTGCCAGTGGCATTGTCGAGGTCCTCACCGAGGTGCCCAGCATCGACGTCACCGCCACCAACAGCCAGGGCTTCACCCTTCTGCACCATGCCTCCCTCAAGGGCCACGTACT AGCTGTGAGGAAGATTCTGGCTCGGGCGCGGCAGCTGGTGGACGCCAAGAAGGAGGACGGCTTCACGGCGCTGCACCTGGCAGCCCTCAACAACCACCGCGAGGTGGCCCAGATTCTCATCCGGGAG GGCCGCTGTGACGTGAATGTGCGTAACCGGAAGCTGCAGTCCCCCCTGCACCTAGCGGTGCAGCAGGCCCACGTGGGGCTGGTGCCGCTGCTGGTGGACGCCGGTTGCAGTGTCAACGCCGAGGACGAGGAGGGGGACACAGCCTTGCACGTGGCGCTGCAGCGTCAGCAGCTGCTACCCCTGGTGGCGGATGGGGCCGGGGGGGACCCAGGGCCCTTGCAGCTGCTGTCCAGG CTACAGGCCTCGGGCCTCCCGGGCAGCTCCGAGCTGACGGTGGGCACGGCGGTTGCCTGCTTCCTGGCGCTGGAAGGCGCCGATGTGAGTTACACCAACCACCGCGGCCGGAGCCCGCTGGACCTGGCCGCCGAGGGCCGTGTGCTCAAGGCCCTGCAGGGCTGCGCCCAGCGCTTCCG GGAGCGGCAGGCGGGAGGGGGCGCGGCCCCGGGCACCAGGCACGCGCTCGGGACCCCCAACACCGTGACTAACCTGCACGTGGGCGCCGCGCCGGGGCCCGAGGCCGCCGAATGCCTGGTGTGCTCCGAGCTGGCGCTGCTGGTGCTCTTCTCACCGTGTCAGCACCGCACGGTGTGCGAGG AGTGCGCGCGCAGGATGAAGAAGTGCATCAGGTGCCAGGTGGTCGTCAGCAAGAAACTGCGCCCAG ACGGCTCCGAGGTGGTGAGCGCAGCCCCTACCCCCGGCCCGCCGCGCCAGCTGGTGGAGGAGCTGCAGAGCCGCTACCGGCAGATGGAGGAGCGCATCACCTGCCCCATCTGCATCGACAGCCACATCCGCCTCGTGTTCCAGTGCGGCCATGGCGCATGCGCTCCCTGCGGCGCCGCGCTCAGCGCCTGCCCGATCTGCCGCCAGCCCATCCGTGACCGCATCCAGATCTTCGTGTGA
- the MIB2 gene encoding E3 ubiquitin-protein ligase MIB2 isoform X13, producing MDPDPQAGVQVGMRVVRGVDWKWGQQDGGEGGVGTVVELGRHGSPSTPDRTVVVQWDQGTRTNYRAGYQGAHDLLLYDNAQIGVRHPNIICDCCKKHGLRGMRWKCRVCLDYDLCTQCYMHNKHELAHAFDRYETAHSRPVTLSPRQGLPRIPLRGIFQGAKVVRGPDWEWGSQDGGEGKPGRVVDIRGWDVETGRSVASVTWADGTTNVYRVGHKGKVDLRCVGDAAGGFYYKDHLPRLGKPAPLQRRVSADGQPFQHGDKVKCLLDTDVLREMQEGHGGWNPRMAEHHSFWVGDVVRVIDDLDTVKRLQAGHGEWTDDMAPALGRVGKVVKVFGDGNLRVAVGGQRWTFSPSCLVAYRPEEDTNLDVAERARENKSSLSVALDKLRAQKSDPEHPGRLVVEVALGNAARALDLVRRRPEQVDTKNQGRTALQVAAYLGQVELVRLLLQARAGVDLPDDEGNTALHYAALGNQPEAARVLLNAGCRVDAINSTQSTALHVAVQRGFLEVVRTLCGRGCDVNLPDAHSDTPLHSAISAGTGASGIVEVLTEVPSIDVTATNSQGFTLLHHASLKGHVLAVRKILARARQLVDAKKEDGFTALHLAALNNHREVAQILIREGRCDVNVRNRKLQSPLHLAVQQAHVGLVPLLVDAGCSVNAEDEEGDTALHVALQRQQLLPLVADGAGGDPGPLQLLSRLQASGLPGSSELTVGTAVACFLALEGADVSYTNHRGRSPLDLAAEGRVLKALQGCAQRFRERQAGGGAAPGTRHALGTPNTVTNLHVGAAPGPEAAECLVCSELALLVLFSPCQHRTVCEECARRMKKCIRCQVVVSKKLRPGQPVPDDTPPRVPAAPGLPAHTRPPPCRRLRGGERSPYPRPAAPAGGGAAEPLPADGGAHHLPHLHRQPHPPRVPVRPWRMRSLRRRAQRLPDLPPAHP from the exons ATGGACCCAGACCCCCAGGCGGGCGTGCAGGTCGGCATGCGAGTGGTGCGCGGTGTGGACTGGAAGTGGGGCCAGCAGGACGGCGGCGAGGGTGGCGTGGGCACGGTGGTGGAGCTTGGCCGCCACGGCAGCCCCTCCACACCCGACCGCACGGTGGTCGTGCAGTGGGACCAGGGCACGCGCACCAACTACCGTGCTGGCTACCAGGGTGCGCACGACCTGCTGCTGTACGACAACGCCCAGATCG GCGTCCGGCACCCCAACATCATCTGTGACTGCTGCAAGAAGCATGGGCTTCGGGGCATGCGCTGGAAGTGCCGCGTCTGCCTAGACTACGACCTCTGCACGCAGTGCTACATGCACAACAAGCACGAGCTCGCCCACGCCTTCGACCGCTACGAGACGGCCCACTCACGCCC TGTCACACTGAGTCCCCGCCAGGGCCTCCCGAGGATCCCACTCAGGGGCATCTTCCAGGGAGCAAAGGTGGTGCGAGGCCCCGACTGGGAGTGGGGCTCACAGGATG gaggagaagggaagCCAGGCCGTGTGGTGGACATCCGTGGCTGGGATGTGGAGACAGGCCGGAGTGTGGCCAGCGTGACGTGGGCTGACGGTACCACCAACGTGTACCGTGTGGGCCACAAGGGCAAGGTGGACCTCAGGTGTGTGGGCGACGCAGCAGGCGGCTTCTACTACAAGGACCACCTCCCAAGGCTCG GCAAGCCGGCCCCGTTGCAGCGCAGGGTGAGTGCTGATGGCCAGCCCTTCCAGCACGGGGATAAAGTCAAGTGTCTGCTGGACACTGATGTCCTGCGGGAGATGCAGGAAGGCCACGGCGGCTGGAATCCCAGGATGGCAGAG CACCACTCCTTCTGGGTGGGCGACGTGGTACGGGTCATCGACGACCTTGACACAGTGAAGCGACTACAGGCTGGCCACGGCGAGTGGACGGACGACATGGCCCCC gcCCTGGGCCGCGTCGGGAAAGTGGTGAAAGTGTTTGGAGATGGGAACCTGCGTGTGGCGGTCGGTGGTCAGCGGTGGACCTTCAGCCCCTCCTGCCTCGTGGCCTACCGGCCGGAGGAGGACACCAACCTGGACGTGGCCGAGCGCGCCCGGGAGAACAAAA GCTCGCTGAGCGTGGCCCTGGACAAGCTTCGGGCCCAGAAGAGTGACCCGGAGCACCCGGGAAGGCTGGTGGTGGAGGTGGCGCTGGGGAACGCAGCCCGGGCTCTGGACCTGGTGCGGAGGCGCCCAGAGCAG GTGGACACCAAGAACCAAGGCAGGACTGCCCTGCAGGTGGCCGCCTACCTGGGCCAGGTGGAGTTGGTGCGGCTGCTGCTACAGGCCAGGGCGGGCGTGGACCTGCCGGATGATGAAGGCAACACTGCGCTGCACTATGCGGCCCTGGG GAACCAGCCTGAGGCCGCCAGGGTGCTCCTGAACGCTGGGTGCCGGGTGGACGCCATcaacagcacacagagcacagcGCTGCACGTGGCCGTGCAGaggggcttcctggaggtggtgCGGACCCTGTGCGGGCGCGGCTGTGATGTCAACCTGCCT GACGCCCACTCAGACACGCCCCTGCACTCTGCCATCTCGGCGGGCACTGGTGCCAGTGGCATTGTCGAGGTCCTCACCGAGGTGCCCAGCATCGACGTCACCGCCACCAACAGCCAGGGCTTCACCCTTCTGCACCATGCCTCCCTCAAGGGCCACGTACT AGCTGTGAGGAAGATTCTGGCTCGGGCGCGGCAGCTGGTGGACGCCAAGAAGGAGGACGGCTTCACGGCGCTGCACCTGGCAGCCCTCAACAACCACCGCGAGGTGGCCCAGATTCTCATCCGGGAG GGCCGCTGTGACGTGAATGTGCGTAACCGGAAGCTGCAGTCCCCCCTGCACCTAGCGGTGCAGCAGGCCCACGTGGGGCTGGTGCCGCTGCTGGTGGACGCCGGTTGCAGTGTCAACGCCGAGGACGAGGAGGGGGACACAGCCTTGCACGTGGCGCTGCAGCGTCAGCAGCTGCTACCCCTGGTGGCGGATGGGGCCGGGGGGGACCCAGGGCCCTTGCAGCTGCTGTCCAGG CTACAGGCCTCGGGCCTCCCGGGCAGCTCCGAGCTGACGGTGGGCACGGCGGTTGCCTGCTTCCTGGCGCTGGAAGGCGCCGATGTGAGTTACACCAACCACCGCGGCCGGAGCCCGCTGGACCTGGCCGCCGAGGGCCGTGTGCTCAAGGCCCTGCAGGGCTGCGCCCAGCGCTTCCG GGAGCGGCAGGCGGGAGGGGGCGCGGCCCCGGGCACCAGGCACGCGCTCGGGACCCCCAACACCGTGACTAACCTGCACGTGGGCGCCGCGCCGGGGCCCGAGGCCGCCGAATGCCTGGTGTGCTCCGAGCTGGCGCTGCTGGTGCTCTTCTCACCGTGTCAGCACCGCACGGTGTGCGAGG AGTGCGCGCGCAGGATGAAGAAGTGCATCAGGTGCCAGGTGGTCGTCAGCAAGAAACTGCGCCCAG GTCAACCCGTCCCAGATGACACTCCACCCCGGGTCCCCGCTGCCCCCGGGCTCCCAGCTCACACCCGCCCCCCACCCTGCAGACGGCTCCGAGGTGGTGAGCGCAGCCCCTACCCCCGGCCCGCCGCGCCAGCTGGTGGAGGAGCTGCAGAGCCGCTACCGGCAGATGGAGGAGCGCATCACCTGCCCCATCTGCATCGACAGCCACATCCGCCTCGTGTTCCAGTGCGGCCATGGCGCATGCGCTCCCTGCGGCGCCGCGCTCAGCGCCTGCCCGATCTGCCGCCAGCCCATCCGTGA